A segment of the Candidatus Hinthialibacter antarcticus genome:
ATTACTTTATGATAGATGGGGGCTGGGCCGCTTGGTCGTCCCGGCCCCCGTTTGGTTTACCGCCGCTGGCCTCAATGTTCGACCCTCCGAATTAGAAAGGACGCACAATGGAAACCGTTTCCTGCCCCATTTGCCATAGCGAAAGTTCTCACTCATTCTGGTTTTGGGAGAACGAAGACGTCTTGATGCGTGAATGGGCTCCTGATTGCCGCCTGCATTTCTCCATCTGCCGTCATTGCGCTGCGATTTTTCAAAACCCGCCTGCGCCCTTAGGTGAAGATTCGTTTGCGATGGACTCCATCATGGATACAAACGCGGAACAGTCTGTTCAGGCGAATGAAGCGCTGGATTGGCTCAGTCAATTTTCCGGGCGGGGACAAGAACCGTTTCGGGCATTAGAACTCTATACGAAATCCTCAAAATTAGAGGAAGCGCTCAAGGCCAAAAACTGCGATGTGACTGCGGTTTCCGCCAAAGAGTTTCTTGAAAAGGATTTTAGCCAAAATGAACCCTACGACATCGTCTTTTGTTTTGAGGTTTTGAACGAAACCAGCGATCCAAACGGGATCGTTCAAAAGGCCCATTCGGTTTTGAAAGACGATGGCGGATTGTATGTGGATGTGGTTAACCCTCTGGTGTTGCCCCGCGCCAACCAAATGTGTTTCACCGGCAGCCAACGAACGTTGTTGACGTTTCCAACGCTCATGTATCTCACCTACAAAAATGGCTTCCGCAATATGATCGGGGAAGTCACTGGCAGCGCCCGTAGTTATATGAAGAAAATTGATGTTCCTGACACGGTTTCGCTAAGCGAAGTGTCATCGAAAGATTATTGGTCGTATGTGACCTACCGCTGTGAGCGGAATTACTGGTTCTCATGGGTGCTGCGTTTTT
Coding sequences within it:
- a CDS encoding methyltransferase domain-containing protein, coding for MREWAPDCRLHFSICRHCAAIFQNPPAPLGEDSFAMDSIMDTNAEQSVQANEALDWLSQFSGRGQEPFRALELYTKSSKLEEALKAKNCDVTAVSAKEFLEKDFSQNEPYDIVFCFEVLNETSDPNGIVQKAHSVLKDDGGLYVDVVNPLVLPRANQMCFTGSQRTLLTFPTLMYLTYKNGFRNMIGEVTGSARSYMKKIDVPDTVSLSEVSSKDYWSYVTYRCERNYWFSWVLRFLVNFMKSRQVDANALDTARNQLRHDPQHMQIVREACGVMLLFAQEVQTLQQSLSGDWHQTMARIFTILKDDLVLFDLLQLEPMENMGLLAPMNRFYLNEKMIYVSEAEYFKKYFTQEDAEHLCKNIFKSSQTVVGHLSSFL